The Fusarium falciforme chromosome 12, complete sequence DNA window CCTACCGAGATAACACGGAAATATCATAGAAAGCCGCATATTCAAGCCTCGATTCACAGAAGGATTTACAAGATCTACAGTCATTGCAAGTTACTGTTGCATTGCAGAGTTACATCAATATCGTGTCTTGTATTTGATCCACAAAGATGCAGTATCCGGTGTTGATGCAAATACAACCAACCTCTGCACCTACACATATCTCACTTCAGTCTGCAGCAATATGTGCTGTCTCATTGGACGTAACTTGGACCGGCCTTCACTCCGTGCATGGCTATGCTTTTCGTGATTATTCATTTCTTACACAAAGTTATCTAAGATCACGGCTGATGCAAAATCTTCGTTGCCCTGCATCCGCGTAGCCGGCGGGATTATTACGTCGAGTTCCCAGTCCGACTCTGACCTcgggcatcatcaacctgcACCCGAAACTGAATTAGGTAAACAGACACCATGAGGTATATCCGATCCTCAACCCTGTAACCCGAAGGCCCTCACCCCTCGTGGGAATTAGATATGCCTCTTCGCCAGTTGGTCGCTAACAGCTCTGAGGATCAGCCAGTTCCCTCCACTGGGCCGAAGGCGAGGAGCAAGGTGCCCACCAACAGGCATCCGAAAGCTCCGACACAAGCTGCCGACACGTCGAGGTCAGGGATCTCCCCACACCATGCCCTTCCCCCAGTGGTTTCCCCCGCCTTCACCCCGGGTTAGTTTGCGGGGTCTAACATAATCCCGACGCACTGGAGAGTGCAGATCCACTCAGTGGCCACGAGTTTGTCAATATGACTCGGCACCTGCGCCAAGGTACTAAGCACGCTTGGAAGCGGTGACTGTACAAACATGAGGGCTGCCCGTCTTCCGAAGCAGTAGCCGATGGGCGATCTTTCAGCCCTGCTAGTTAGTCAGACCTCAATCAGCCTCACATCCACAACTACCTATAAGACGATGAACAACCACGGCCTGGTCTAAGCTCAACACCTCAGCTCATACAAGTCTTTTCAGGCCTCTCAACGCAAATTAAATCCCTCTCCTACCCCTGCGCAATCATGGCCGTTGGCGCACAGACTGATCATGTCGACGTCCTCATTGTCGGTGCCGGGCCTGCCGGcctgatgatggcgacatGGCTCGCCAAGTGCGGCGTCAAGACTCGAATCGTGGACAAGCGAGGCACAAAGGTACACTTCTGTCATTCAATGGCACTTCAACCCATTTTCTGACCAAAGAACCAGGTCTTCAATGGCCAAGCAGATGGCCTCCAATGTCGAACCCTGGAAATCTTCGACTCCTTTGGATTCGCCCACCGGGCCTGGATTGAGTCCAACCACATGTTGGAAATCAGTCTTTGGAACCCCGATGAGAAGGGCGTCCTTCGAAGATCTTCACGCATTCCTGACACCATTCCTGGCATCAGCCGCTTCCAGCAAGTCGTCCTCCACCAAGGCCGAATCGAGAGATTCTttctcgatgccatcaacgAATTCAGTGAAGGCAAGGTCTCGGTTGAGCGTGGCGTCATCCCGACTAGTCTGGAGATTGACGAAAAGACTGTCGAGGACCCTGAAGCCTATCCGATCACTGTCAACTTGCGGCATTTgagtgaggaggaagccCGACCCAAGCAAACGGCCACCTCCGTCAATGGAACAGTCATCCAAGACGGCCTGTTCCGCAGCAACCTCTCCCCCGACGACACTgccgagatgatcaaggcAGCTGAGCTCAACCAAAAGGCCGACACGGTAGAGATCGTCAAAGCAAAGTACATGTTGGGAGCAGATGGTGCTCACTCATGGGTTCGCAAGGAACTTGGCTTCAAGCTTGAGGGCGAGTCCACGGATTACATCTGGGGTGTCCTCGATATTGTTCCTATCACCGATTTCCCCGACATTCGTATGCGCTGCGCCATCCACTCCGCCAATTCTGGAAGTGTCATGGTCATTCCAAGAGAGAACAAGCTGGTCCGCCTGTACATTCAACTCACCACTACGGAAAAGATCGGCGACCAGGACTCCAGAGCAGACCGCTCATGGATTACACCGGATGTGATTCTCGAGTCTGCTCAACGGATCATGGCGCCCTATAAGCTGTCTTACCGAAAGTTGGACTGGTGGACAGCGTACCAGATCGGACAGCGTGTTGGCTCAAGCTTCTCTGCCCACGAGAGAGTGTTCTTGGCTGGTGATGCTGTCCATACTCACAGGTTCGTCTCCCGAAGTGTTTTCGCGTCCAAGCCGCTAACGAGTGACTAAACAGCCCCAAGGCTGGTCAGGGTATGAACGTGAGCATGCAAGATTGTAAGATACCTTTCCTTCTACGACAAACATAGCTAACGCTAAACAGCTTTCAACCTTGGATGGAAGATTGCAACCGTCGTCAAGGGGCTTGCCAACCGTTCGATTCTGAAGACGTACGAGTCTGAAAGGAAGGGCATTGCGAAAGCCTTGATCGACTTTGATCACAAGTTCTCACGACTTTTCTCGGGCCGTCCAGCAAAGGACATTATGGATGAGGAGGGCATTAGCATGGATAAGTTCAAGGAGGCATTCGAGAAGGGCAACATGTTTGCCAGTGGCATTGGTACGTACATGCTTGATGCTTTTCGGAAACACAAACTGACGCGGTATACCCATAGCTGTTGACTATGGTCGAAGCAACATCGTTTCCAAACCGGACCCGGATAACGAGGCCTCTAAGGCCGCCAAACTCCAGGCACTCGCATCCGAGGTCAAGCTTGGCATGCGAATTCCAAGTGTCAAGGTTCTCAACCAGTCTGACGCCAGACCCTGGCATCTTCAGGAGCTTCTCCGAAGCAATGGCACTTGGAGAGTCATTGTATTCCCCGGAAACATTGACCTAGAAGGACAGAAGAAGCGAATGAACAGCCTCTGCGACAAGCTCTCGGGCCCATCATCCTTCCTCAAGCGTTTCACACCACCATCAGCAAGATACGACTCTGTCATCGAAGTCCTGACAGTACATGCCGCCAAGCGCCAAGACCACGAGATTTTCGACTTCCCAGAAGTTCTGCGACCATACGATGAAGTGGATGGCTGGGACTACAACAAGATCTTTGCAGACGATCAATCGTACCACGAGGGCTATGGACGTCTTTATGAGACATTCGGCATCTCTCCCGATCAAGGCTGCGTGGTCATTCTCAGGCCGGATCAGTATGTGTCGTACATCGGCGAGCTCGATGACTACGAGTCTCTCGACGGTTTCTTTTCTGGTTTCTTGATACCACAGGGGGAGACTAAGGAGCCAAAGGCCTAATAGTGCCAGGAGAGAAAATGTGACAAGCCTGGTTTATTAATTCCAAGTTCACTCTATGCCTGATCTCCCATGTTGTCGGTGATTCAAGCCCACGTGCTAGTCATGATCTACTCACGACTAATGGTATAGTCAAAAGAGTCATATCAAGCGAGACAAGCATTACAGAGATAACTCGTGTCTCGGCACCTTAACAAACACCTTAGAGCTTTTCAGTCACGGCCGTTGCCACGAAATGCCAGTTTTCGCCAGAAAATCATTCTACGTCTAGGGTAGTCAAACACACTCTTACCAAGGAATGTCCGTCCCTCATTCAAATGATGAAACGTGTCCAGCTCAAAGCAAAAGTATCTAATGACTAATGAAATCGAATAAATATGCCCATTGCAAACACAATGGACATAAATATTTGTCAAGTTAGATGGTTAGTGTTGTGGGGTGTGGGGTGAGGATCCGCCAACAGTGTTGATGCTATGTTTTGTGGGCGCAACGAGGCAGGAtgaaagagagaaagaaTGCCCGAGTCTGCTCACAAAAAAAACAAAACGAAAAATGAGCACGAAGCTAGGCAATTGCATTCTAAACTTGCCATTGCGTAGTGCGGGTGAGATAAAAGGGCTTGGGCTCTGCTGTGACGTGCTTGAGCGACGCGTGGAACGCTCATCAAGGTGTGATCGAGCTTCCCCTCCCTGCATTACTACGAGAACAATGAGTAAGCTTTGCATCTCAAGCCCCCGAGAGCGGTGAGTTTAACCAAGAGCTTCGCCCTTCCAAACGAAATATGTGAGTGGAATTCAAGCGAAGACAATTGCAAACTTATTCTGAGCATCTCGTTTTGCTACAGGTGTCAAATACTGTGTCGAATGCTCTCAATGCCATGCTTCGTGTTTGTTGTGATGTTTTCTAGCGGGCGCTCGCTGCATGGCGCTCTAGCGGTATGGGGCGGGTTGTCTCGGCATCCGGGGTGTTTGGGCGAAATTATGGGGAAATCTCGGCCACGTGACCGGTTCGGGGACCGCTGCCCGACTCCATTCGGAGCCGGGACCGAACAACCATGCAGAATAAGCTACTATTATTGGCTGGTCAAACAATATTCCGACGCCACTAAGCACCAGCAGCCGATGCAGCCAATAACCGTCGAGCTGTTAGAAATGGGCCGTGACACCCCCTGACACCGCCGATAGCTTTGCTTATCTTTGTGGTATAATTCCAAGATAAGTTATCGAAAACTGTCTTCAACTTTAAAAACAGTCCAATTCAACCTCCTGCAATGAATCGCGCGGGGATGCGGCGGTTTTCGCTGCTGCAGGCGTCCGGGCGACGCGTCTTGTCGTCTGTATCCCTTGCAACCACCGGAAGATGGCCAATTGCGTCGACAGGGCCCGCTTCCTCTCTGTCACGGGTGCTAAGGGCGAGGCCATTGAGCACCACGACACCCTTCAGAAATGACGGTCAGGATGATGAGCAGACGGGCTCATACAGCGAAGCTGACCACGAACATGCCGTCGTTTCAACCTTCgatctcttctccatcgGCATTGGTCCTTCCTCCTCTCACACTGTCGGACCCATGCGTGCTGGAAACATTTTCGTCAATGACTTGGTTGAAGCCAACCTGTTGCAAAAGGTCAACAAGATTCGCGTCTCCATCTATGGAAGTCTTGCGTTGACCGGCGAGGGCCACATGACACCCTCTGCTCTCCTACTTGGTTTGGAAGGTGCTGATGTCGAGACTGTCGACACGGGTTATGTGCCCACGCGATTCACCGAGATCAAAGACACCAAGAAGATCCATCTAGGCCGCTGGCTCGCGGAAGATGGCAACAAGGGAAAAGAGATCGACTTCGACTATGAACGCGAATTCGTCTGGGAATGGGGTCGCAAATTGCCCATGCACAGCAATGGCATGCGCTTCACCGTCTTTGACAAGGAAGGCTACGTCTTGGCGACCAACGACATGTTCAgtgttggtggtggcttTGTCGTCAACGGTGCACTCTCCATCGCACCGGAACAAACACTTTCACCAAATGTTCCAGCTCAGCTCGAAGCGTCCGATCCGCAGGCGGAACCGGCCGGAAGACATCCAGCTGACTTGGCCGAGAACATGTACTACAAGGAGATTCGGCGCTCTGATGCCGCCGGAGATCGCAAGACCGGTACCGAGATCAAGCCCATTGAAGCTGCCGCTGTTGAGCCGGCCGCTCTTCTCGGCGATGACTCGGCAAACACCTCCGAAGCCAAGACAGACATTTCGACAGACGTCAAGTCCGAGACCAAGAGCACCAGCTCTTCTCCGCATCCGCGGTACCCGTTCCGGGATGCCGCTAGCTTGCTGTCACTATGCCGAAAGCATAACCTGACTATTGCGCAATTGGTGTATGAGAATGAAAAGAGTCTCGGCTACACAGATGAGGATATTTACCGGAAGTTGTTCAAGATTTGGGGCGTTATGGATGCCAGTATCCTGGAGAGTGTTCAAGCGCCCGCCGGCTCGAAATTGCCCGGCTCACTCAAGCTCCATCGACGAGCACCAGCACTGTACCAGAGGTTGACAAGGGGCTTGTATCCCTCCTCTGCCAGCGACACGACAGCGGCTCGTCTCCAAAGCAAGTGGGCATCACCCGAGCCAGAGGAAAGTGATGATGGAGCATTGCCGTCCCCGACAGCTGTATCTAAGACATCTGCTTCTTCCAATACACCGGAGCAAGTGAAGAGCATAGGCATTCGCAaacgccatcctcctcgcaTTCACGGCTCATTAGACCATCCAATTGCCCCGTCCCCATCACGCCGGACTACATTCCCGACCATGGACTACTTGGCTGTGTATGCCATTGCGGTGAATGAGACCAATGCAGGTGGTGGCCGAATCGTCACCGCCCCTACCAACGGTGCTGCAGGTATCATTCCCGCTGTTCTCAAGTACACGATTGAGTTCATCAGCGATGATTTGGAGCGAGACATTCCAACGTTCTTGCTTACAGCAGCGGCTATTGGCATGCTGTACAAGCGTGGAGCTACTATCTCTGCTGCTGAAGGTGGATGCATGGCTGAGGTCGGCGTAGCTTGTTCCATGGCTGCCGGTGCATTTGCCGCATGCATGGGGGCGAGCCCTGAGACGATTGAGCAAGCTGCCGAGATTGGTATTGAACACAACCTCGGACTGACTTGCGACCCCATTGGTGGACTTGTCCAGGCTCCCTGCATTGAACGAAACGCCCTTGGAGCTACAAAGGCCATCTCGAGTGCCAACTTGGCTCTGAGCAGCGAGACCGGAACACAGCGAGTGAGACTCGACGATGCCATCCGGGCCATGCGGCTTACAGCCAAGGGAATGAGAAACGAGTTTAAGGAGACGAGTCTGAGCGGGTTGGCGACGAGTGTGCACATTAATATTCCAGTCAGCGTGCCTGACTGTTAGAGATTTCCTTGCGCGATGCTTAAAAGAACTGGGACTTTGCTGCAGTATCGTGTTTACTGTGACTGCGCATACATGACAGACCTGGTTGACCTGATTTGAAACCGGCTTTAATACCGACCTCGGTGTGTCTTCGACCGGGGAAAACTGACACCTTGGGTATTGTTGCTTTATAGACGGCTCGTCGTACTGCAGTCTCCTCGTTCAAAGTAAAAACGAAATGGACCAGGGGATCTTCGTAGAAGTGAAGAAGTAGCGTGAAAGCGAAACTAGATTCATTGCTGTTGTGCCTGGCACTCTTGTATTGAAGAGATGCCACTGCGTCCACAGTGGGAGGAAGCATACTGTGCGGCCCATCACAGTTGTGTTGGAACACTTTCGTAAAAGTAAACACAGGCATATGATCACATTTGTTACTGGCTTCACTGCATTTTTAGCAGCCCTCGAAGAGTCGAAGGGCGGGGCGACGTGGCCATAACCTCCTCCTTTGATTGGCAACCCCCAATATTGCGCATACGGTTGAGTGTTGATTGCCATGGGTTTGgctaaaaaaagaaaaagaaaagaaaaattcCATGATTGCTGCCTCGTGTTTTTCTCAGCTCATTCTTGTCCTTGCTCGCCATCTCACACCTACGGAAGGATTGTCCACGTTCTGAGTCCTCGCTCAACATGCAGAGCCTCAGCCAAGCTACCCACTTGCTCGAACGCTACAGCTGGTAAGCATACCCTCTATTTAGCCAGTCAAACCCAAGTAGTCTGAGGCCGCCGTCACCAAGTGGAATGTACTAAACGAACCGATAGCAGGGAGCAATATACCTATTCTGGAAGTCAACATATTGTTAACTATTGACACCCTCCTTTTGGATATCAAGAACAGATACTCGCCGTATCAGACGGCTCCAAGAGTCCCGATGGAGGGACCCGTGGTAGAAGATGTGCGCGTGGCGGTTGCACTTGCAAGCCCGATGGACGACTCTAGGATGAACGACATGGTGATTGCGACCAGGGGCCGGACCAGGGGCCGGTTTAGGATACATCAAAACATGGTTCCTAGCAGACTAGTGACTTGGCCTACTCCAGGGATGAGATATAGAACGCTCGAAAGTTTCCTGAATTTCGAAGGAGAGTCCAGACCTTTGGAGCCTACTGGCCCCAACGACTATCCTGAACTCAACGCGGCTGGCTGTTCCTTCGAGGACTAGAATGAACTCTGGGCATATCCGGAAATAGACCCGGAACTGTGCGATTGTAACGGAAATTCTGCTACCAACTCTACGGAAGATGGGGAGGATGCCCCTGGAGACCCGAGCCACCGTCAATGGGCACGAACCATGAGCCCGATCTCCACCAGTGGCCTAGGCATGGATCGGAAGACGATGTCAATGAAAATCCAGATGAGCCTGTCATCAAGCGTCAGAGGCCAAACGAAGGTAATTCGCCTGAAGCTTTGGCGTGTCCCTTTTTCAAAAACAGGCCAACCAAGTTTCAGGAGTGCCGTTGCTGCAAACTCACCGGTATCTCGCGACAAACATCTCATCGAACGAGCGTGCCAAGTTGGTGAACATGTTGCACCGGACGGAATCACACGCTCTCAAGAGGACGGGCTTCGGTTGCGAAGTGGCACCAGGAATATGTCGGTGAGCGACCGGTGGTTTAGGATCTGGAACATTATCTTCCCGGGGACCCCAAAGGCCAAGTCTATCTATCTCAGCGATTGGAAAGCTGAAGTGATCGAGACCTCCCGCCGGTTCATGAACCAAGAGGGTGTGGCGATAATTGTCGGGCAGCTTGGAAGGGACGATTCTCGGTGGAAGAATGATCAGGAACTGAAGAAACGACTGGAGAACGCATTGTCCAAGGTATTTGATGAGTGGGAAACTTCTCAAAGCAGCGCAAGGAAAGAGAAGAGCAGTGGACGTAGTTGGGGGCCGGAGGAAACATCACAGCAGAGAGCAccagaagagggagaagtaGACCAAAGGACTGAGAGTAAGAGTGTCGAAGGGGAAACAAGCTCGGGACCCGGACGTCGACAGCGAGACGCTAGCAGATGAGGGTACCTCAGGGCGAGCAGAAGTGACATCGCTTGTTTACAACGTGTTGACAAGAGCATAAACGCTGCGGAGGTTTCATACTGGAGGACAAGGGAGATGAATCATCAAGTGAGTTTTACTAGAGTTGATTTCTAGATCCAGCTGGTCTGTATGAAGAGAGATGAAAGAAATACAATAGATAGCGACTAAGCACTGTTGCCCATCTTGACGCAATTGCCTGCGCTGTGATGTGATTGCGAAGCAGCTACACCATTTCGGTATTACGTGGAGTGAATGTGAAAGCTAACCTCGAATGAGGCTCTGGGTATCCTGAATGTTACTATTCTTGTTGGGTATAACAACTACAAGGCTGAATATCTTGAAAACCGTCTTTCAAGATTATTGAAGGCGCGTGTTCTCTGGTATCCGCCTTGTCTATCACGATACAGCCGCTTGCTTCGTGTATGATCCCTGTAGCCTAAACGGCGTAACAGGGTCTTTGGTATCCCATCCTGCTCCTTGCTGAGCAGTCTTTTGCAAAAGCTCCACTACctgcttcttgttcttctgttGCGCAAGGTCCAACGCAGTCTCTCCGTTCTTGTTTTGACCCCCTACATCAGCTCCCGCGTCCATGAGAACTCGAAGAATATCCATGTTTCCCCTCTCAGCAGCCATCATCACAAGTGTGCACTCGTCATGCTGCCAGCGATAGTTGACATCGCCACCGTGCTGGACAAGCAACTTGAATAGTTCCACGTTTCCGCAGTACAATGCCCAGTACATTGCATTTCGGCCGTCGTTGCTGGCATGGTTCGGGTTGGCGCCTGCTTTGAGAAGCTCTCTGGCTACCCCGAGGAAGTGATTGGCACAAACACCGATTAATACGATTTCACCTATAAAAAGGTCAGTAACGGTTGGAAGCCCCATGTTACTGTACCTACGATTAGAGGTGCCGAGGACGTGATTCGGGTCGGCTCCTAGTTCCAATAACAACTTGATCATTCCTGCATCGTTCATGACTCTCGCCGTTAGATGGAGGGGAGTAGCCCCTCGAGTAAGGGTTTTCTGTATATCTTGTTGCCTTGGCAAGCTGGGGCTCAGTTTCGGTATCATGCTTGCAGGAAGCCATTCGTTTAGATCGGCCCCTTGCTCCGAAAGAAATTGGAGAGAAGTAGCATTCTCATGTAATAGTGCGTAAAAGAAGAGCGACAACCCTGGATACGGTTAGGTTTTGAAGCTGAAAGGCCACCTTGGGTTCACCCACCGGTCTCATCCTTCAACTTCGGGTCAAATCCCGAGTCGAGAAGAACCTTGAGGCTCTTGGTATCGCCTGATCGAATTGCCGGATGCAGAAAAGAGCACTGATCTGACGGGTTAAGTGTCCTGGAAAGAGCTTGAAAAAGACCAGTTCGCCCAGGGATTTCTCCCTCTCTCGCCAGTAGCCGCCTCAACTCCTCCAAAGAGTCACCGATGTCACACCCACTGTCGACAAGCAACTCAGCAAACTCATAAGATGGCAATGACAGAGCCAATCGGAGTGGACTTCGGAGGTGAAAatctttggtgttgagctggGCTCCATTCTTGATCAGGAGTTGTCCCATGGCCACATCGTTGTCAAAGGCACAGTAGTGAAGGACTGTGAATCCTTGCTTCGACCTCCCCATGAGACCCACGCCTCTAGAAATGAGGGCACGGACATATTGTTTGTTCTGACTGCGGACAGCGTCGAGCATGGCTTCGGGGTTGTCCATGTT harbors:
- a CDS encoding Helo-like-N domain-containing protein is translated as MAEALGIVGSVIGIIQITATVALRLNSLIQGIRDAPDDIRRLQDDVANLAAVLDTTHELSEQYQHVGAPSLTRALKGQLEACEKSMQDIRTFLNPLVQKATGGKKFIRMVEWNLKKSELRDLRERLSEGKAGLNLTITSLHGYLEGKKLDEIKSEIGQLYEKIMSDFKDIVRGEEFRKQIEKDVDNDSVRDGQSDAGFVMRTFMDQTPGIDYPDQGAGASRQVQNNQTGGDDLFNMDNPEAMLDAVRSQNKQYVRALISRGVGLMGRSKQGFTVLHYCAFDNDVAMGQLLIKNGAQLNTKDFHLRSPLRLALSLPSYEFAELLVDSGCDIGDSLEELRRLLAREGEIPGRTGLFQALSRTLNPSDQCSFLHPAIRSGDTKSLKVLLDSGFDPKLKDETGLSLFFYALLHENATSLQFLSEQGADLNEWLPASMIPKLSPSLPRQQDIQKTLTRGATPLHLTARVMNDAGMIKLLLELGADPNHVLGTSNREIVLIGVCANHFLGVARELLKAGANPNHASNDGRNAMYWALYCGNVELFKLLVQHGGDVNYRWQHDECTLVMMAAERGNMDILRVLMDAGADVGGQNKNGETALDLAQQKNKKQVVELLQKTAQQGAGWDTKDPVTPFRLQGSYTKQAAVS